The window AACTAGTCTAAGTAATTTAACACCACATCCTGCCTATGTATGGTTTCATTACTCGCATCCTAGTTTGCAACAACGTATTGCCGCTATGAATAGCGATAACATTTATTAGTTATGAGTATCAAAACAAAAATACTTTTTGCCTTAGTAGCATCGTTAACTTTAGGATTAGCACCATTTAGACCAGAACCACATATCTGGGGAAAAATAAAATGGATCGCCGGTGGTGCTGAAGGGATGCAATTACTAGATTATTGGGATACTTTTTTACATGGTGCTCCATGGATAGCTTTAATGTTTTTTACCATACAATTCATAGCTAAATCAATAAAAACTGATGAAAAGTAGCACTTAATTGCAACATATAATTAACGTAGGTTAGACTGAAAAGGAAGTAACTTAGTTGCATGAAAATTTTTGATCTCCTACTCTACTTTACCATCGCTTCATTCCTGTTTTTTGGGACGACTTGTTTATTTTCTAAACACTTGAGATTAGAGTTTACTAGATTTGGGCTTAACACCTTACAACGCCTATTAACTGGTGTTTTACAGCTTATAGGCGCTATGGGATTAATTGCAGGGATATTTTACACTAAGATAGGAATAGCTGCCTCAGCTGGACTAGCTCTTCTCATGCTGGCAGGTTTTATAGTTCGCCTTAAAATAAAGGATGGTATATATAAATCATCGCCTGCTTTTATCTATTTATTTCTAAGTTGTCTAATTTGCTATAAGTTTATCAAATTACTTTAAACTTAAATATAAATCACAAGTAATGATAATACTAGAAAGATAGCTGCTGGCAAGGACTTTTTCAAAGGATCATTAATTTTAATATGCATGATAATGGCTCCAGTCATTAAAGCTGCAATTCCTAAAGCTGCATAAAGTTCCAATTCATAAAAGTAAATTGATAGAATCAATAGAACAGCAAATAAACATTTTAGGGCACCTACTACAACCATCATGTTTTTGGACAGTCCATAAGCTTTGAATTCTTCTTCCATGCTACTGGCATTGCCACCTCTCCACTGAGAATCTTTATTGCGATTTATGAGCCAAACATTTAAAATACTTGCTCCGACTGCGATTTTTATAACTACTTCAATAATTTCTGATAATTCCATTATTTCTTTTTTTAAATATATAATTACCTTGAATGGTTTTGTCTAAATTTATGTAAAAAAGCATTTATTTAACAATGAGCCATATGATTATTCCGCTTTCGCGAAAGCATCTATAAAATATAGAATCAGTTACAAATAATTATAAGAATCCTAAAATATCATTTCCTTGAGCCAGAGATTATAATTCTGGTAAATAATAGTTATAAATCACCATAAATACTTTTTATTTGTACTCGTAAAACTAATTAATGATTGCTCCTCCTACACCTGATAATGAGACTAAAAGACAAGCTGCTGTTGAAAAATACAAATTGCTTGACACCATGCCAGAGGAAAATTATGATAATATCACATCTATAATTTCAAGCATTTGTAATGCTCCTATCTCACTTATCACTTTAATAGATAAGGATAGAAATTTCTTAAAATCTAGACATGGGATCGATATGTCAGAATCACCAAGGGAGTTGTCCTTTTGTGGTCATGCGATTGCCGGTGAAGAAGAAATAATGATAGTTAAGGACGCTCGTAAAGATGTAAGATTTAAAGGAAATCCATTGGTGACCGATTTTAAAGCAATATTCTATGCAGGTGTTCCCTTAGTGGATAGTAATGGTTATAAATTAGGTACTCTCTGTGTTTACGATCATGAACCTAGAGAATTAGATCAACACCAGATCAAGTCATTAAAAGCCATGGCAAAACAAGTCATGTCCCTTTTTGAAGAACGATACAAAACTTTTGAGCTAGAAAAGCTTCAAATTAAGTTGCAGGATCGTAACAATGAATTAAAGGATTTTGCCGGGATCGTATCACACGATTTAAAAGCACCGCTTTCTAACATTATTATGATCACTCAATTACTTAATGATGGTGATGAAAAATTATCTAAACAAGCCAAAGAATACCTAGGCTATTTAAAAGAAAGCTCTACAAGTATGAGCCGTTACATTGACGGTATGTTAATGTTTTATAGAAGTGATGAACTCGTTACAGATGAATATGATAGCGTAAGCTATGTAGATTTAATTGAGGACGTTATTTCTATGACTGTTTTAGATGATAGCACAAAGATTCACTACATTCCTGAAAACGATACTACGTTATTAACTAATGAGATAGCGTTAAAACAAATATTAATTAACCTTGTTACAAATGCTGTAAAATACGGTGATAAAGAACAAACAATTATAGATATCACACTTAAGGATCACCTGCATGAGTACGAAATTATCATAAAAGATAATGGTCGTGGGATTCCTACTGATAAAATAGACTCTGTATTTAAACTATTTTTTGTCGCTGCTGAAGAAGATAGACATGGAAAACAAGGTACAGGAATAGGTCTAGCAACAGTTTCAAGACTTTTAGAACATATGGATGGAACTATAAGTGTAAGCTCTGAAGTTGGTAAATGGACAGAATTTATAATTCACCTTCCTAAAAGAGAAATTTAATTGTAGAAAGCAAACAGAACTACTTGCCTTTTACTTTAGTACCATCTTTACGATACATGACATCCATATTTTTACCTTTCTGTTTAAATTCAATATCATAAAATTCACCTAATGTAGCACTCATTACATGTTCTGCCTCGGTGATTTTTCGGTCAGGAAATTCTTTCTTGATTGCCTTTTGAATGGCTTTTGGAATTTCTTTATCTTTTATAGAATTCTCGGTCTCTCTCCAAGTACCATCTTCATAAAAGTCTGCGCGGTACTTTTCTCCGTCTTTTTTAAAATGCGCTTCCCAGTAACCATGAGCATCTTGCTCAAAATCTGGATCGTGCTCATCAGGGTATTTTATAGCAAAAGCTTCTAAAACAGCTTTGGGAGCTTTACTATCATCATTTTTTTGACAACTCGCCGTTAAAGAAAGAAATAAGCATAGTATTATAAAAGAAATATTGCGCATCATAAATTTTTAAGCAAATTACTTTTTTTAAAGGAAAAGTTATTTAATACTATACTAATCTTTGTAATCCTAATGTTAAAGCAACCTACCAGCTAATAGGTTTATAGTCCTTCAAAAACTTACCACACCAGTGTTTACCAGTATTAATTCCATCAAATAGTGGATCCATCACACGAGCAGCACCATCTACAATATCAAGTGGCGGCTGGAAATCATGAACGTCTTGTTTACGTTTAGAAAGTTCTATAGGATCTTCATCGGTTACCCAACCGGTATCAACTGCATTCATGTAAATACCATATTTAGCAAGAGTTCCTGCTGAGGTATGTGTTAGCATATTCAAGGCTGCTTTTGCCATATTAGTATGTGGATGACGGTCCTCTTTATGAAAAGTATGAAACTTCCCTTCCATCGCACTTACATTGATGATGTGTTTTTGACCTGTATTTTCTTTCTTCATTATTTCAGAAAGTCTATTGCACAACACAAAAGGAGCTACAGAGTTAACAAGTTGCACCTCAATCATTTCGGTCGTTTCTATCTCTCCTAGTTTTAAACGCCAGCTATTTGTTTTTCTAAGGTCAACTTGTTGTAAATCGGCATCAAGTTCACCCTCTGGAAATACTTCTTGTGCGACTAGAGCTTTATCAAAACTATATGGAATTTGAGAAAGTTTTGCACTAGCGCGCAATCCAATGCCTGGCTCTGGACCATGCCAGGTAACTGGCATATTTTTATTAGGTGATGAACTAGGTGCTAAAAGTTGTAACTCTTTTAGGCAATTGTAATGATCTGTGAGTGTTTCTTGGGCAAATTCTGGTAATTCTTCAAAGGAAAGCTCTTCATTAGGCATTAGATGAGCATAAAAACCAGAAGGCCTGCGTACTGTTTGTGCAGCATTATTGATTAAAATATCTAGTCGATCATATTTTTGCTCGATATAATTACAAAAAATCTCTACACTTGGTATGTGACGCAAGTCTAATCCATGAATGTGCAAATTGTGTCCCCATTCTTTAAAATCATCTTCTTGAGAAAAGCGCAACGCACTATCATGTGGAAAACGAGTAGTTGCAATTACTGTCGCGCCACCACGTAATAGCATTAAGGTAATGTGATATCCTATTTTCAAACGAGATCCTGTAATTACGGCCACCTGACCTTTAACATCGGCGTTTTGAAATCGCTTTGCATAATTAAAATCACCACAATCCATACACATTTGATCATAAAAATGATGCAATTTGGTAAACATGGATTTACACACGTAGCAGTTCCTAGGAGTTGAAAGTTCGCCAGTTTCCTTTTGAGAAAGGTCTGCCGCAGCCAGTAATTTAGGAGCTTTAAAAACCACATCTTCACGAGCGCTTCTGATACCAGTTTCTTTGCGAGCATGTTTATCGCGTTCTATTTCTTTTCTTCTAGCTGCTTTTTTGGCGTCCTTTTTAGAACGCTTGTAATCTGCTTTTGAAGGTCGGGAAAGTTGTCCAGCTGCTTTTATTAAAGCAATGCGCTGCTTCTCTGGAAGATCAAAAATTTGCTTGGGATCTTCTATGAACTTTTGAAGTGTTGCGATACACGTATCAACTTCAGTCATTGAAGAGTCGTTTGCAACAGCGTCATTTTGATCTTTCATAGCTTCCAATTAAGGATGCAAATTTAATGCTAATACTATGATATTAAGAAATAATAAGTTCTAGAGTTATAGAGATAATTATAGTTACGCTTTCGCGAAAGCGAGAATAAAACAATTCTTATCAAACTCAGATTACCTTGGTTTTAGAGCAGGCTTCATATCATTTTTATCTCTTTTCCTGCTATTAATGAAGTATACACCTGTAAGCATCACTGCGGCAGCAATAATGGATTGAGTCGTGACTTCTTCATCCAGAAAATACCATCCTAAAAGTAAAGCGATCACTGGATTCACATAAGATGATGTGGCGACCTTTTCTGTAGAAATATTCTTAAGCAAGAAGTTGAAAGCTGTAAAAGCAGCAATTCCACCGAAAATAATCAAACAAATCATAGCGATATAAGTTGATGAGCTCCAATTCAATGGCGATTTCCATTCTTCACCAAAAAGCGAACTTCCTAAAGCGAGTAACAAACTGGCAGTAAGCATTTGATAACCTGTTGAGACGAAGAAATTCTTAGGAACGTCGGCTTTTGCAACATATAAGCTGCCCGTACTCCAACTTAAAATACAGGTAAGTATCATTATGATTCCCAAAACCATATTTTCTTGAGTGGTAATTTCCTTCTGACTTACGAGAATATACATTCCAGTCAACCCTAAAACTACTCCTACAACAGACTTCCATTGCAAAGCTTTACGCTGCACCAGCCTCATGAGTAATAAAATAAATAAAGGTTGTAAAGCGGCAAGCAACGCTGCAAAGCCCGTATCAACATATTTTAATGCCCATACCATTACCCCATTTCCATAAGCTAAAAACAAAAAACCTACGATTATCGAGTTAAAGAGTTGTTTTCTAGTTACTCGCAAACTGTAGCCTAATAATCTAGCCATTATAAAAATTATGGTCCCAGCAGATGCAAAACGCACACTTGGCATCATTAATGGTGGTAATTCTTGAACAGCCATTTTATTCCACAAAAAGGTAGAACCCCAAAAAACGTAGGTAGCAAAAAATGCCAAAATGATTAAAATTGTCTTTCTATTCATGGGTGCAAAGCTAGTCCAATAAAGAATTGAAAAAAGTACAAAGTAAAACTATGTCACAAGAAACTAAGCATAAAAAAAAGAAGCTGTCTCATTAATTTGAGGCAGTTTTTTTGTTTTCTACTTTGATAAATTGATGTTTATTCGTATCTTATTGATTGATAATCAGATATATGAATACTAATTTCAAAGACTATAATCAGCAGCAAAACTGGCTTTTTCCACCTAGTATTGAAGAGCTTATTCCAGAAGATCATCCAGTGCGTGTAGTTAATGGCGTGGTAGAACAGTTAGACCTAAATTTATTGATATCAGAATATAGTAAAGATGGTCAACCAAGTTACCATCCCAAGATGATGCTTAAAATTATGGTTTATGCCTATATGGATAATACCTACTCCAGTCGTAAGATTGAGAAAGCCATGGGTGAGAATATTAACTATATGTGGTTGAGTGGAAAGCAAGTTGCTGACCACAATACTATAGCTAGGTTTAGAAGTAAGAAACTAAAAACCATATTTAAAGATATCTTTAAGCAGGTAGTCTTACTGCTTGCTGATGAAGGTCTGGTTACTTTAAAAGAGGTCTTTACTGATGGAACTAAGATAGAGTCTGTGGCTGGTCGCTATACCTTTGTATGGGGTAATGCTATAAAGACTAGAAAGAAAAAAATGGTTGAGCAGTTAGAACAGATGTGGCAATATGCACAAAGCATCGCAGATGATGAAGATAAAGATCCCACACCACCAGACTTCAAAGAAATAGACCAAGACAAGGTAAAGCAAACGGCAAAGAAGATTAATAAAATCTTATCTAACAACCCAAAGGCTGGTAGCAAGCAAAAAGCTAAACTACGTTACATTGAAAAGAACTTTGCTAGCAATCTAGAGAAGTATGAGCAACAAGAAAAAATACTTGCCAAACGCAATAGTTACAGTAAGACCGATCCTGACGCTACCTTTATGCGCATGAAAGAAGACCACATGAAAAATGGTCAACTCAAACCAGGTTATAATGTTCAAATAAGTTCAGAATCACAATTTGTAATCCATTACTCCTTACATCAACAAACTACGGATTATCATACCCTAAAACCCCATTTACAGACTTACCAATACCTTTATGAATCCATGCCTGATCGAGTTGTCGCAGATGCTGGTTATGGAAGTGAAGAAAACTATGAATACTTAGAAGATAATAATGTTGAAGCCTATGTGAAGTATAACACCTTTGACAAAGAACATAAAAACTATAAGACCAAGAAAAAGGCTAGCGGAAAAGATGATTTTCATAGAGATAGCCTACACTATAATGAAAAGGGAGATTATTATGTATGCCCTATGGGACAACGCATGGAAAAACAAAACGATAAAAAACAGAGAACTAAATCTGGATATCTTCAATACACCAGTGTCTATCAAGCACAAAACTGTAATGGTTGCCCATTAAGAAGCTTATGCCATAAATCTGCTAACCATAGAACTATACAGCGCAATCATAAATTAGAGCGTCATAAAGAAATAGCTAGGCAGCGACTTAATACTGAGTTAGGAGAACAAAAAAGAATACAGCGCACCGCTGATGTAGAACCAGTTTTTGCTCACATTAAATCTAACCGTAACTTTGAAAGATTTACTCATAAAGGCATCCAAAAAGCTGAATTAGAGTTCGGATTACATGCTTTAGCTCATAACCTTAAGAAGAAAGTGGCATAGACAAGTCTAATCTTATTCGTCCTTATTTAAAATCAAACAAATCTTGAAACAAAATTTACAAATCTTAAAAACCGCCTCATTAATCTAAATGAGACGGCTTCCTTGTACTAATAAATTAAAGAATCGAATTAGTCGATTACTCTAACATTAACGGCGTTTAAGCCTTTCTTTCCTTCTTTAAGTTCAAATTCAACTTTGTCACCTTCACGGATCTCGTCGATTAAACCTGTTACGTGTGCAAAATGTTCCTGACCTGATCCTTCTTCTGTGATAAATCCAAATCCTTTTGCGTCATTGAAAAATTTTACTGTACCTGTACTCATTTGTAATAATTTAAATTAATAATACTTCTTATTTAGCTTCAAAAGCCGTGCCACAAGAGTATTCACCATGACTAAGCTCGTTATAACTAGAAAAATGATAAAAATTAAATAAGAAATCCTACTAATCTTTATGATCATATACTCCAATCACATTGCAAAACTAATCTTTTTATTTGATCTGCAATAACTTTTCCTCAAAATACCTTGATAATTTTCAATTTAGTAACACTTAAGTGGTTAAACTACTGTTTACTAAACATTTGAACTAGAGATAATCAAGAGTAATTTGATTTCTAAGCTTCTTGTAAATCTTTCTTTGATTTACGGTACAAATAGCTGGTAAAAATGTTACGCTTTGCAAAACGGTAACGATTATCGGCATTTATAAGCTTTTTGAAAATCTTTACGTCCACACCAAAATATTCATAAGTCTTTCCATCAGTAAAGGTTACTTCTAGAACGCGTCCTTTATGATCAAAATCTTGGAATCCTGTGTTTGTAATCGTTTCTGTGTACTCGTCTAGTTGCGCCTCTTTAGTTTCTGGCGCGATACTTACAAGAAAATGATAACCATCTATAATCTGACGGCTCATTACTTCTGCTTCTTCTTTTTTAGGATCTCCATCTTGAAATTTATCAGGATGCCATTCTTTAACAAGATTGCGGTAACTTTTCTTTAATTCTTTAAGGTTGATGTCTTTCTCTACGTTAAACATCTTTTTGTACTGATTAATACGCTTCATGTGCTCCTCTTTTTAAGGCGGCGCAAAAGTACATCTTTAATAATCATGTGTACGTTAAAATTTACAAGTCTATTTAACTGATTTCAAACTTTCTGGATGAATCTGTTTTTGAGATGGTTTTACAACAAAAGGAGTGAACCAGTCCCAAGTAAAACCTATCGTGAATCGAGGGAAACTATCTAAAAATCTATAATTATAATCATCTCGACCAAAAGAAAATTGAGCCATAATACCCAAATCATTATCACGAGGATACAAAATAGCACTTGTAACAGATCTATAAGGATCACTAGATGGATGCGACCCTAAAGTAACATTTAACTGCTGACTTATGGTGTAACGCATTTTTTTAAGATGAGATGTAAATTCATAACCTAACTCAAACTGATGACGTCCATAGATATCTATATCTCGAGGGTTATATCCTCCAAAATCAGCTACTCCAATAAACTTATTATGATATAACTGATATGTAGTGGTAAACGAATGTATTTTTTGAGGTACATTTTGATCATTAAACGTATTGATCCTATAATTAAGGCTTAACCTTGTTAAGTTAGTAGAAAAATTACCAGTACTTCTATTCAGTAAGGCAGCTAGATCAGTATTATCAGTAAAGCTGTCATATATAGCTATGCTTTCTTCAGAATTATCTTCAAACTCAGTACTAAAAGCACTTCCAGCTTGTCCATTGCTGTAATGACCAGATTCAATTCCAGCAGTAAAAAAATTATCCTCATTAGTTTTAAAAATCTTCTGCCATCCTATTAGGATTTTATAAGATGGTGTTTTCACAGGTTTAGATTCTTCATCATAAATTCTAAATTGGGGTTGAAAAGAAAAATAAACCGCGTCACCAGTAGTAATTGTATCTCTATTTAAGGCTTGACGCATGTCATTATATAGTCCATAATAAACCACAGGACTTGCTTCAATCAATATTTGCTCATATTGGTTATTTCCCAATCCTACAGATACATCTGGTCGTACTGAAATAGGATAATAATCCTTAAAGCCGCCACGAGTTTCGTTTTGACCAGCTGAATGATTGCAAGTAACAATTGTGATAAGAAGAAAAATAAAAAGTAATTTTCTATGCATACATAAAATTATTAAAATTTAGAATAGGTAAGTGATAACTAAAATGGAAGATAGAATTAAATTGAAATAGAATCCGCTTTCGCGAAAGCGAATCAATAATATCTCAATAACCACTAAAGTATAATGAATAGCAATGCGTGATTATGAAATCAACCACTATTAATTGTCACAAAACTAATATAATAGCTAGCTTTAACCGTTAAAACGATCATAAGCGCGTTTATTAATCTGCAAATAAGATGATTGTTTACTTTACAAGTCTTCTCAACGCAACCCATTGTTTGAGCATATCTCGAGAGTCTGCAGCTGGATAGCCTAAAACGGTTTGACCTGCTTTTACATTATTCATCACACCACTTCCTGCGCCTACCGTAGCTCCAGATTCAATAGTAGTATGATCTTTAATACTTGCGCTTCCACCTATGACTACTCCATCGCCTAATGTTACTGATCCCGCAAGTCCACTATGACCTGCCATAATGCAAGATCTTCCCATGATGCAATTATGAGCTATTTGTACCAAATTGTCGATTTTACAACCGTCACCGATAATAGTAGAGTTAAATTTAGCTCTATCCACACAAGAATTTGCTCCTATTTCCACGCCATTTCCTATCACAACGTTTCCTATATGCGGAATTTTTACTAGTCCGCGACCATCGTCTGCAGGTCGGTAACCGAAGCCGTCTGCGCCTATACTTACATTATTATGAAAGATACACTGTGCTCCTATTTGAGAACGCTCTCTTATCACTGTACCTGACCAGGCAACAGTTTGAGGACCGATGGTAGAATCGTCAAAAACACTAACGTTGTGATACAATATAACTCCATCACCTAGAGTGACATTTTTGCCTACATAACAATGTGCGCCTATTTGAACTCCTTTTCCTATAGTAGCCGTTTCATGAATGACTGCTGTGGGATGGATTTCTGTTTCAAAAACTGGCGTTTCTGGCTGGAAAGCTTCTAAAAGCTTTGCCATAGCAAGATCAGCATTTTTTACTTTTACAAAAGCACGATTTTCTCCAGGTTCTAAATCTATAGTATCATTTATAATAGCAACCGAGGCGTTAGAGTCTGCCCAGAATTTAGCATACTTTCTATTGCCTATAAACGTAAGATCAGTTTTTTTGGCATTTCTTATCTCTTCTACTCCAGTGATAGA is drawn from Nonlabens dokdonensis DSW-6 and contains these coding sequences:
- a CDS encoding DoxX family protein, whose amino-acid sequence is MKIFDLLLYFTIASFLFFGTTCLFSKHLRLEFTRFGLNTLQRLLTGVLQLIGAMGLIAGIFYTKIGIAASAGLALLMLAGFIVRLKIKDGIYKSSPAFIYLFLSCLICYKFIKLL
- a CDS encoding DoxX family protein — translated: MELSEIIEVVIKIAVGASILNVWLINRNKDSQWRGGNASSMEEEFKAYGLSKNMMVVVGALKCLFAVLLILSIYFYELELYAALGIAALMTGAIIMHIKINDPLKKSLPAAIFLVLSLLVIYI
- a CDS encoding GAF domain-containing sensor histidine kinase; its protein translation is MIAPPTPDNETKRQAAVEKYKLLDTMPEENYDNITSIISSICNAPISLITLIDKDRNFLKSRHGIDMSESPRELSFCGHAIAGEEEIMIVKDARKDVRFKGNPLVTDFKAIFYAGVPLVDSNGYKLGTLCVYDHEPRELDQHQIKSLKAMAKQVMSLFEERYKTFELEKLQIKLQDRNNELKDFAGIVSHDLKAPLSNIIMITQLLNDGDEKLSKQAKEYLGYLKESSTSMSRYIDGMLMFYRSDELVTDEYDSVSYVDLIEDVISMTVLDDSTKIHYIPENDTTLLTNEIALKQILINLVTNAVKYGDKEQTIIDITLKDHLHEYEIIIKDNGRGIPTDKIDSVFKLFFVAAEEDRHGKQGTGIGLATVSRLLEHMDGTISVSSEVGKWTEFIIHLPKREI
- a CDS encoding PepSY-like domain-containing protein, with the protein product MRNISFIILCLFLSLTASCQKNDDSKAPKAVLEAFAIKYPDEHDPDFEQDAHGYWEAHFKKDGEKYRADFYEDGTWRETENSIKDKEIPKAIQKAIKKEFPDRKITEAEHVMSATLGEFYDIEFKQKGKNMDVMYRKDGTKVKGK
- a CDS encoding SDR family NAD(P)-dependent oxidoreductase, whose product is MKDQNDAVANDSSMTEVDTCIATLQKFIEDPKQIFDLPEKQRIALIKAAGQLSRPSKADYKRSKKDAKKAARRKEIERDKHARKETGIRSAREDVVFKAPKLLAAADLSQKETGELSTPRNCYVCKSMFTKLHHFYDQMCMDCGDFNYAKRFQNADVKGQVAVITGSRLKIGYHITLMLLRGGATVIATTRFPHDSALRFSQEDDFKEWGHNLHIHGLDLRHIPSVEIFCNYIEQKYDRLDILINNAAQTVRRPSGFYAHLMPNEELSFEELPEFAQETLTDHYNCLKELQLLAPSSSPNKNMPVTWHGPEPGIGLRASAKLSQIPYSFDKALVAQEVFPEGELDADLQQVDLRKTNSWRLKLGEIETTEMIEVQLVNSVAPFVLCNRLSEIMKKENTGQKHIINVSAMEGKFHTFHKEDRHPHTNMAKAALNMLTHTSAGTLAKYGIYMNAVDTGWVTDEDPIELSKRKQDVHDFQPPLDIVDGAARVMDPLFDGINTGKHWCGKFLKDYKPISW
- a CDS encoding EamA family transporter; protein product: MNRKTILIILAFFATYVFWGSTFLWNKMAVQELPPLMMPSVRFASAGTIIFIMARLLGYSLRVTRKQLFNSIIVGFLFLAYGNGVMVWALKYVDTGFAALLAALQPLFILLLMRLVQRKALQWKSVVGVVLGLTGMYILVSQKEITTQENMVLGIIMILTCILSWSTGSLYVAKADVPKNFFVSTGYQMLTASLLLALGSSLFGEEWKSPLNWSSSTYIAMICLIIFGGIAAFTAFNFLLKNISTEKVATSSYVNPVIALLLGWYFLDEEVTTQSIIAAAVMLTGVYFINSRKRDKNDMKPALKPR
- a CDS encoding IS1182 family transposase, translating into MNTNFKDYNQQQNWLFPPSIEELIPEDHPVRVVNGVVEQLDLNLLISEYSKDGQPSYHPKMMLKIMVYAYMDNTYSSRKIEKAMGENINYMWLSGKQVADHNTIARFRSKKLKTIFKDIFKQVVLLLADEGLVTLKEVFTDGTKIESVAGRYTFVWGNAIKTRKKKMVEQLEQMWQYAQSIADDEDKDPTPPDFKEIDQDKVKQTAKKINKILSNNPKAGSKQKAKLRYIEKNFASNLEKYEQQEKILAKRNSYSKTDPDATFMRMKEDHMKNGQLKPGYNVQISSESQFVIHYSLHQQTTDYHTLKPHLQTYQYLYESMPDRVVADAGYGSEENYEYLEDNNVEAYVKYNTFDKEHKNYKTKKKASGKDDFHRDSLHYNEKGDYYVCPMGQRMEKQNDKKQRTKSGYLQYTSVYQAQNCNGCPLRSLCHKSANHRTIQRNHKLERHKEIARQRLNTELGEQKRIQRTADVEPVFAHIKSNRNFERFTHKGIQKAELEFGLHALAHNLKKKVA
- a CDS encoding cold-shock protein; its protein translation is MSTGTVKFFNDAKGFGFITEEGSGQEHFAHVTGLIDEIREGDKVEFELKEGKKGLNAVNVRVID
- a CDS encoding KTSC domain-containing protein, translated to MKRINQYKKMFNVEKDINLKELKKSYRNLVKEWHPDKFQDGDPKKEEAEVMSRQIIDGYHFLVSIAPETKEAQLDEYTETITNTGFQDFDHKGRVLEVTFTDGKTYEYFGVDVKIFKKLINADNRYRFAKRNIFTSYLYRKSKKDLQEA
- the lpxD gene encoding UDP-3-O-(3-hydroxymyristoyl)glucosamine N-acyltransferase; protein product: MHSFTVQQINEVLQGELVGNTTHSITGVEEIRNAKKTDLTFIGNRKYAKFWADSNASVAIINDTIDLEPGENRAFVKVKNADLAMAKLLEAFQPETPVFETEIHPTAVIHETATIGKGVQIGAHCYVGKNVTLGDGVILYHNVSVFDDSTIGPQTVAWSGTVIRERSQIGAQCIFHNNVSIGADGFGYRPADDGRGLVKIPHIGNVVIGNGVEIGANSCVDRAKFNSTIIGDGCKIDNLVQIAHNCIMGRSCIMAGHSGLAGSVTLGDGVVIGGSASIKDHTTIESGATVGAGSGVMNNVKAGQTVLGYPAADSRDMLKQWVALRRLVK